A portion of the Magnetovibrio sp. genome contains these proteins:
- a CDS encoding TrpB-like pyridoxal phosphate-dependent enzyme: MSDSIKYLLTEDRMPKRWYNLMADLPEAPPAVLHPGTGQPVGPDDLAPLFPMALIGQEVTQEREVEIPEPVRDVYRQWRPSPLFRARKLEQALGTPAKIYYKYEGVSPTGSHKPNTAVPQAFYNKQEGTKRLTTETGAGQWGSSIAYAGQYFGLEVDVYMVKVSYQQKPYRRALMQTFGARCVASPSDETNSGRAVLAEHPDSTGSLGIAISEAVEMAAGRDDTKYALGSVLNHVLLHQTIIGLEAMEQMDMAGDDPDIVIGCAGGGSNLAGLAFPYIGRNLREGKKTRIIAAEPASCPTLTRGKFAYDFGDTASLTPLVKMYTLGSSFVPSPIHAGGLRYHGMAPLISHAYELGLMEARAYAQTECFIAGVTFAKAEGIVPAPESTHAVKAAIDEALKCKESGESKTILFNLSGHGYFDMQAYTDFFDGKLTDEPYDEAMLAKSLEGLPDVAAE, encoded by the coding sequence ATGTCCGACAGCATTAAATATCTGCTCACCGAAGATCGCATGCCTAAGCGCTGGTACAACCTGATGGCCGATCTGCCGGAAGCGCCGCCCGCCGTGCTGCATCCCGGTACCGGCCAGCCTGTCGGTCCGGACGATCTGGCGCCGCTGTTTCCCATGGCGCTGATCGGTCAGGAAGTCACCCAGGAACGCGAAGTCGAAATTCCCGAGCCGGTGCGCGACGTCTATCGCCAATGGCGTCCGTCGCCGTTGTTTCGCGCCCGCAAGCTGGAACAGGCCTTGGGCACCCCGGCGAAGATTTACTACAAGTACGAAGGCGTCAGCCCGACCGGCAGCCACAAGCCCAACACCGCCGTGCCGCAGGCGTTCTACAACAAGCAAGAAGGCACCAAGCGCCTGACCACCGAAACCGGGGCAGGGCAATGGGGCTCGTCGATCGCTTACGCCGGGCAGTACTTCGGCCTGGAAGTCGACGTCTACATGGTCAAGGTCAGCTATCAACAAAAACCTTACCGCCGCGCCTTGATGCAGACCTTCGGTGCGCGCTGCGTGGCGAGCCCGTCCGATGAAACCAATTCCGGGCGCGCGGTGCTGGCCGAACATCCCGACAGCACCGGGTCGCTGGGCATCGCCATTTCCGAAGCCGTCGAAATGGCCGCCGGACGCGACGATACCAAATATGCGTTGGGCAGCGTGCTCAACCACGTCTTGCTGCACCAGACCATCATCGGCCTGGAAGCGATGGAACAGATGGACATGGCGGGCGACGATCCCGACATCGTCATCGGTTGCGCGGGCGGCGGTTCGAACTTGGCCGGATTGGCGTTCCCCTACATCGGACGCAACCTGCGCGAAGGCAAAAAGACCCGTATCATCGCCGCCGAACCGGCGTCGTGCCCGACGCTGACGCGCGGCAAGTTCGCCTACGACTTCGGCGACACCGCCAGCCTGACGCCGTTGGTGAAGATGTACACGCTGGGCTCCAGCTTCGTGCCGTCGCCGATCCACGCGGGCGGCTTGCGCTATCACGGCATGGCGCCGCTGATCAGCCACGCCTATGAGCTCGGTTTGATGGAGGCCCGCGCCTACGCCCAGACCGAATGCTTTATCGCCGGCGTGACCTTCGCCAAGGCAGAAGGCATCGTACCTGCGCCCGAAAGCACCCACGCGGTCAAAGCCGCCATCGACGAAGCGCTCAAATGCAAGGAAAGCGGCGAGAGCAAGACCATCTTGTTCAACCTGTCCGGCCACGGCTACTTCGACATGCAAGCCTACACCGACTTCTTCGACGGCAAACTCACCGACGAACCCTACGACGAGGCGATGCTGGCGAAATCCCTCGAAGGCCTGCCCGACGTTGCGGCGGAGTAA
- a CDS encoding transglutaminase-like domain-containing protein, with the protein MTKNVWAYMTRATLALVLTVAWCVGFAVAGDYENTVSGWTDHKDVAAWLENNFVFDKKRQGIIQKRLKSQGPSGLLIRDPETLFNDSKGYCGDSANFALDALSRVDPEYNPRWIFIENSKPGANHWVTGYTVEGKLYVMDFGTGKKWQAIQGVHGPYGSLDEYVAYLKSVNMKGFGVADVRWRDMPGTVD; encoded by the coding sequence ATGACTAAAAACGTATGGGCATATATGACCCGGGCTACCCTTGCATTGGTGCTTACAGTAGCTTGGTGTGTCGGTTTTGCCGTCGCTGGTGACTACGAAAATACCGTATCCGGTTGGACCGACCACAAGGACGTGGCAGCGTGGCTGGAAAACAATTTTGTTTTCGACAAGAAGCGCCAGGGGATTATTCAAAAACGCCTTAAATCCCAGGGGCCATCTGGCTTACTGATTCGCGATCCGGAGACCCTTTTTAACGACAGCAAGGGCTACTGTGGCGATTCGGCCAACTTTGCACTCGATGCCCTGTCCCGCGTAGATCCAGAGTATAATCCTCGCTGGATATTCATCGAGAATTCCAAGCCTGGGGCAAATCACTGGGTCACCGGGTATACCGTTGAGGGCAAGCTTTATGTAATGGACTTTGGTACCGGTAAAAAATGGCAGGCCATTCAGGGGGTGCATGGACCTTACGGGTCCCTCGACGAATACGTGGCCTATCTCAAGTCTGTAAATATGAAGGGTTTCGGTGTCGCAGATGTACGATGGCGCGATATGCCCGGCACTGTGGACTGA
- a CDS encoding isoprenylcysteine carboxylmethyltransferase family protein, which produces MPSKTVRHKAVRRGSPRQWGGVVVVYLSIPLALLLCGGDVGWWQAWIYSLLIFVAGIGGRIWAEQRHPGLMAERQNIDNVQTAKAWDKVLAPLMALSLGYLPVIVAGLDHRYGWSPEFPLWLTLLGLILISFGYAFATWALAENRFFSSVVRIQTDRGHVVCDSGPYRFVRHPGYAGNIPPLLGIVLALGSMWALIAATVALIITVIRTALEDQTLQAELPGYRDYAHRVRYRLIPGIY; this is translated from the coding sequence ATGCCATCGAAGACTGTTCGTCATAAAGCCGTTCGACGAGGCTCCCCGCGCCAATGGGGCGGTGTCGTTGTGGTGTATCTCTCTATCCCGCTGGCTTTATTGCTATGCGGAGGGGATGTCGGTTGGTGGCAGGCGTGGATCTATTCCCTGCTGATTTTTGTCGCCGGCATAGGCGGGCGCATTTGGGCGGAACAGCGGCATCCGGGCTTGATGGCCGAACGGCAAAATATCGACAATGTCCAAACCGCGAAAGCTTGGGACAAAGTGCTTGCCCCACTGATGGCGCTGAGCTTGGGGTACTTACCGGTCATTGTGGCAGGGCTGGATCACCGCTATGGATGGTCCCCCGAATTTCCGTTATGGCTCACCTTACTCGGCTTGATCTTGATCTCGTTCGGATACGCTTTCGCCACGTGGGCCTTGGCAGAGAACCGCTTTTTTTCCAGCGTGGTGCGCATTCAGACGGATCGCGGGCATGTGGTGTGTGACAGCGGTCCATACCGGTTTGTGCGGCACCCGGGCTATGCCGGAAATATTCCGCCGCTGCTGGGCATTGTTCTGGCCTTGGGCTCGATGTGGGCACTGATTGCGGCCACGGTGGCGTTGATCATCACGGTGATCAGAACCGCACTGGAAGATCAGACGCTACAGGCAGAGTTGCCGGGCTATCGAGACTATGCGCATCGCGTGCGCTATCGGTTAATTCCGGGGATATACTGA
- the serB gene encoding phosphoserine phosphatase SerB, with amino-acid sequence MDNVLTLITNSADGALSADQVEVARRALDAIGGQSAAADWLSPHEAVDIAFDGVHPKDAEAAVRQALGDRPLDVIAQSALRRKKKLIIADMDSTIVEGETLDELAEFAGLKDQIAALTKRAMNGEIGFAEALRTRVAMLEGLSESFLEETMNGVHLNPGARELIATMRENGAFTALISGGFSFFTDRIRERVGFHMSLGNKLEIVDGHLTGQVIPPVVDKDTKLEMLVDMAAQQELGMTDTFSIGDGANDVPMLMAAGMGVAYHGHPVAREHARARLDHADLSGALFIQGYRRDEFVT; translated from the coding sequence ATGGACAACGTTCTCACCTTGATTACAAATTCCGCTGATGGCGCGTTGAGCGCCGATCAGGTGGAAGTGGCGCGCCGCGCGCTGGATGCTATCGGCGGGCAAAGTGCCGCCGCGGACTGGCTTTCGCCCCATGAAGCCGTGGACATCGCCTTCGACGGCGTCCACCCCAAGGATGCGGAGGCTGCCGTGCGCCAAGCGCTCGGTGACCGGCCTCTTGATGTGATCGCGCAAAGCGCGCTCCGGCGCAAGAAAAAGCTGATCATCGCGGATATGGACAGCACCATCGTCGAAGGCGAAACTCTCGACGAGTTGGCCGAGTTCGCCGGCCTGAAAGACCAGATCGCGGCCCTGACCAAGCGCGCCATGAACGGCGAAATCGGATTTGCCGAAGCGTTGCGCACCCGCGTCGCGATGCTCGAAGGGTTGAGCGAGAGCTTTTTGGAAGAAACCATGAACGGTGTGCACCTCAACCCCGGCGCCCGCGAGCTGATCGCCACCATGCGCGAAAACGGCGCGTTCACGGCGCTGATTTCCGGCGGATTTTCGTTCTTCACCGACCGCATCCGCGAACGGGTCGGCTTTCACATGTCGCTCGGCAACAAGTTGGAAATCGTCGACGGTCACCTCACCGGCCAGGTGATCCCGCCGGTGGTCGACAAAGACACCAAGCTGGAAATGCTCGTCGACATGGCCGCCCAGCAAGAACTGGGCATGACCGACACGTTTTCCATCGGCGACGGCGCCAACGACGTGCCGATGCTCATGGCCGCGGGCATGGGCGTGGCCTACCACGGCCATCCGGTGGCGCGCGAACACGCCCGCGCGCGGCTCGATCACGCCGACCTCAGCGGCGCGCTGTTCATTCAAGGCTATCGCCGCGACGAATTCGTCACGTAA
- the miaA gene encoding tRNA (adenosine(37)-N6)-dimethylallyltransferase MiaA produces MPTEEAIPKKGLRSALIIAGPTASGKSAMAMDVAEHFSGTVINADSMQVYRELRIITARPSIEDEQRVPHRLFGVLSGREMCSAGRWCAMAVAEIEACFAAGRLPVLVGGTGMYLKSLVEGLSPIPDIEPRFREQATALHAELGAQMFWGEVEKLDPVSAARLPVGDTQRLLRVWEVTTATGRPLSEWQDLPRIAPLPDVNFAHIAVVPPRDVLYGGIDARFSRMVEEGTLDEVRALMDLDLDPALPLMKALGVPELMAFLKGEMSKEQAISQAQKVSRNYAKRQLTWVRSQLPDAYILPAQYSKSFQQKIFSFVHDFLLTGRA; encoded by the coding sequence ATGCCGACTGAAGAGGCCATACCGAAAAAGGGGCTGCGCTCGGCTTTGATCATCGCAGGGCCGACCGCCAGCGGCAAGTCGGCAATGGCGATGGATGTCGCCGAGCACTTTTCGGGTACCGTGATAAACGCAGATTCCATGCAGGTCTACAGGGAATTGCGGATCATCACCGCGCGTCCCTCGATCGAGGATGAGCAGCGCGTTCCCCATCGCCTGTTCGGCGTGCTGTCCGGGCGCGAAATGTGCTCCGCCGGGCGTTGGTGCGCCATGGCGGTGGCGGAAATCGAGGCCTGTTTCGCCGCCGGTCGCTTGCCGGTGCTGGTCGGCGGCACCGGCATGTATCTCAAAAGTCTGGTCGAGGGGTTGTCGCCGATTCCCGATATCGAGCCCCGCTTTCGCGAACAGGCGACCGCTTTGCATGCCGAACTGGGGGCGCAAATGTTTTGGGGGGAGGTCGAAAAACTCGATCCCGTCAGCGCGGCGCGCCTGCCGGTGGGCGACACCCAACGCTTGTTGCGGGTTTGGGAAGTGACCACAGCGACCGGCAGGCCGCTGTCCGAATGGCAGGATTTGCCGCGCATCGCGCCGTTGCCCGACGTCAATTTTGCCCACATCGCCGTGGTTCCCCCGCGCGACGTATTGTATGGGGGCATCGATGCGCGGTTTTCTCGCATGGTGGAAGAGGGCACGCTGGACGAAGTTCGGGCTTTGATGGACCTAGACCTCGATCCCGCATTGCCGCTGATGAAGGCGTTGGGCGTACCGGAATTGATGGCGTTTCTCAAAGGCGAAATGAGCAAGGAACAAGCCATTTCTCAGGCGCAAAAGGTCAGCCGCAACTACGCGAAGCGCCAGTTAACCTGGGTGCGATCGCAACTGCCGGACGCTTATATCCTGCCTGCGCAATATTCGAAAAGTTTTCAGCAAAAAATCTTTTCATTTGTTCACGACTTTCTGTTGACCGGGCGGGCGTGA
- a CDS encoding acetolactate synthase 3 large subunit: MANVEMNGSAIVIKALQDQGVDVVFGYPGGAVLPIYDEIFKQNKLRHVLVRQEGGAVHAAEGYARSTGKVGCVLVTSGPGATNAVTGLLDAMLDSIPLVCLCGQVPTHLIGNDAFQEADTTGITRPCTKHNYLVKSIEDLPRIMHEAFYVARSGRPGPVVIDLPKDVLMDMGMYTPPTKVKHKSYTPQVKGDTGAIKEAVKLLAKAKKPIIYAGGGVVNSGPGASQLLAQFTQLTGYPITLTLMALGAYPASDKQYLGMLGMHGTYEANMAMHDCDVMICVGARFDDRITGRLNAFSPNSKKIHIDIDPSSINKSVRVDVPIIGDVGHVLEDMIKVWRTSQAKVDQKALKNWWKQIDDWRAKDCLAYQKDPKIIKPQLAIQRLYELTKSRKDVYITTEVGQHQMWAAQHFKFEKPNHWMTSGGLGTMGYGLPAAMGVQMAHPDALVVDIAGEASILMNIQEMAAIRQYRLPVKVFILNNQYMGMVRQWQELLHGSRYSESYMDALPDFVKLAESFGAVGLRATKPSELDDVIKEMIETDNSVICDVAVAQEENCFPMIPSGAAHNEMIFGVDVDTENAISEDGMVLV; the protein is encoded by the coding sequence ATGGCAAACGTCGAAATGAACGGTTCCGCAATTGTGATCAAAGCCTTGCAAGATCAAGGCGTTGATGTCGTATTCGGTTATCCCGGCGGCGCTGTCCTTCCGATTTACGACGAAATTTTCAAGCAAAACAAGCTTCGCCACGTGCTGGTGCGCCAAGAAGGCGGCGCCGTGCATGCGGCCGAAGGCTATGCGCGTTCCACCGGCAAGGTCGGCTGCGTGCTGGTGACGTCGGGCCCCGGCGCGACCAACGCGGTGACCGGCCTGTTGGATGCGATGCTCGATTCCATTCCGCTGGTGTGCTTGTGCGGCCAGGTGCCGACGCACCTGATCGGCAACGACGCGTTCCAAGAAGCTGACACCACCGGCATCACGCGTCCGTGCACCAAGCACAACTACTTGGTCAAATCCATCGAAGACCTGCCGCGCATCATGCACGAGGCCTTCTATGTCGCGCGTTCCGGCCGTCCCGGTCCGGTGGTCATCGACCTGCCCAAGGACGTGTTGATGGACATGGGCATGTACACCCCGCCGACCAAGGTCAAGCACAAGAGCTATACCCCGCAGGTAAAGGGCGACACCGGCGCGATCAAAGAAGCGGTCAAGCTGTTGGCCAAAGCCAAAAAGCCGATCATCTATGCTGGTGGCGGCGTGGTGAATTCCGGCCCCGGCGCGTCGCAATTGTTGGCTCAATTCACCCAATTGACCGGCTATCCCATCACCCTGACGTTGATGGCGTTGGGGGCGTATCCGGCGTCGGACAAGCAGTATCTGGGCATGCTGGGCATGCACGGTACATATGAAGCCAACATGGCGATGCACGATTGCGACGTCATGATCTGCGTCGGGGCGCGTTTCGACGACCGCATCACCGGGCGTCTCAACGCATTCAGCCCGAACTCGAAAAAAATCCATATCGACATCGATCCCAGCTCCATCAATAAGAGCGTGCGGGTCGACGTGCCGATCATCGGCGATGTCGGGCACGTTTTGGAAGATATGATCAAGGTGTGGCGCACCAGCCAGGCCAAGGTCGACCAAAAGGCGCTGAAGAACTGGTGGAAGCAGATCGACGATTGGCGCGCCAAGGATTGCTTGGCGTATCAAAAAGACCCGAAGATCATCAAACCGCAATTGGCGATCCAGCGTCTTTATGAACTGACCAAGTCGCGCAAGGACGTCTACATCACCACCGAGGTTGGCCAACACCAGATGTGGGCGGCTCAGCACTTCAAGTTCGAAAAGCCGAACCACTGGATGACGTCCGGCGGCCTGGGCACCATGGGTTACGGTCTGCCCGCCGCGATGGGCGTGCAGATGGCGCACCCTGACGCCTTGGTGGTCGATATCGCGGGTGAAGCATCGATCCTGATGAACATCCAGGAAATGGCGGCGATCCGTCAGTACCGCTTGCCGGTCAAGGTGTTCATCTTGAACAACCAGTATATGGGCATGGTGCGTCAGTGGCAGGAATTGCTGCACGGTTCGCGCTATTCGGAAAGCTACATGGACGCGTTGCCGGACTTCGTCAAACTGGCCGAAAGTTTCGGTGCGGTCGGCTTGCGCGCGACCAAGCCCAGCGAGCTGGACGATGTGATCAAGGAAATGATCGAAACCGACAACTCGGTCATTTGCGACGTCGCCGTGGCGCAGGAAGAAAACTGCTTCCCGATGATCCCGTCGGGCGCGGCGCACAACGAAATGATCTTCGGCGTGGACGTGGATACCGAAAACGCCATTTCCGAAGACGGCATGGTGCTGGTTTAA
- the ilvN gene encoding acetolactate synthase small subunit has product MATTSIYGDNPVKEDVHTHTISVLVDNEPGVLARVIGLFAGRGYNIESLTVAETRHRQGLSRITIVTSGTAMIIEQIKAQLGRLVPVHSVSDLTIEGPSVERELALVKVDGTGEKRVEALRIADIFRARPVDATTESFVFEIVGDTEKLDAFIELMKPLGLVDLSRTGVVAIARGPEGMAGQD; this is encoded by the coding sequence ATGGCGACGACCAGCATCTACGGCGACAATCCCGTTAAAGAAGACGTGCACACGCACACCATCTCGGTCCTGGTGGACAACGAGCCGGGCGTGCTCGCACGCGTCATCGGCCTGTTCGCAGGGCGCGGCTACAACATCGAAAGCCTGACGGTGGCCGAAACCCGCCACCGCCAAGGCTTGTCTCGCATCACCATCGTGACCTCGGGCACGGCCATGATCATCGAACAGATCAAGGCCCAGCTCGGCCGATTGGTTCCGGTGCACAGCGTTTCGGATTTGACCATCGAAGGTCCCTCGGTCGAACGCGAACTGGCCTTGGTCAAGGTCGACGGCACCGGCGAAAAACGCGTCGAAGCGTTGCGCATCGCCGATATCTTTCGCGCCCGTCCGGTGGACGCGACGACGGAATCGTTTGTCTTTGAAATCGTCGGCGACACCGAAAAGCTCGACGCTTTCATTGAATTGATGAAGCCGCTGGGCCTGGTGGACTTGTCCCGCACAGGCGTGGTGGCGATTGCCCGTGGGCCGGAAGGCATGGCTGGGCAGGACTAA
- the ilvC gene encoding ketol-acid reductoisomerase, translated as MRVYYDRDADVNLIKGKKVAVVGYGSQGHAHVLNMRDSGVTDVVVALREGSATRKKAEGEGLTCMTVAEASAWADVMMMLTPDELQAEIYYADMHDNMKEGAALVFAHGLNVHFNLIEPRKDLDVFMVAPKGPGHTVRGEYLKGGGVPCLVAVHQNATGNALEVALSYASAIGGGRSGVIETTFKEECETDLFGEQVVLCGGLMELIKNGFETLVEAGYAPEMAYFECLHEVKLIVDLMYEGGMANMRYSISNTAEYGDYVTGPRIITPDTKAEMKRVLDDIQSGRFTRDWMLECKAGQPSFKATRRRNAEHEIEEVGQRLRAMMPWIGANKLVDKEKN; from the coding sequence ATGCGTGTCTATTACGATCGTGACGCCGACGTGAACCTGATCAAAGGTAAAAAAGTCGCTGTTGTTGGTTATGGCTCCCAGGGCCACGCCCATGTCTTGAACATGCGCGACAGCGGCGTCACCGACGTCGTCGTGGCGCTGCGCGAAGGTTCCGCCACGCGCAAGAAAGCCGAAGGCGAAGGCCTCACCTGCATGACCGTCGCCGAAGCGTCCGCTTGGGCCGACGTCATGATGATGTTGACGCCCGACGAACTGCAGGCCGAAATTTATTACGCCGACATGCACGACAACATGAAAGAAGGCGCAGCCCTGGTGTTCGCCCACGGCCTCAACGTGCACTTCAACCTGATCGAGCCGCGCAAGGATCTCGACGTGTTCATGGTCGCGCCCAAGGGCCCCGGCCACACCGTTCGCGGCGAATACCTCAAGGGCGGCGGCGTGCCGTGCCTGGTCGCGGTGCACCAGAACGCCACCGGCAACGCGCTGGAAGTCGCGCTGTCTTACGCATCCGCTATCGGCGGCGGCCGTTCCGGCGTCATCGAGACGACCTTCAAGGAAGAATGCGAAACCGATTTGTTCGGCGAACAGGTCGTGTTGTGCGGCGGCTTGATGGAGCTGATCAAGAACGGCTTCGAAACCCTGGTCGAAGCGGGCTACGCCCCGGAAATGGCTTACTTCGAATGCTTGCACGAAGTGAAGCTGATCGTCGACCTGATGTACGAAGGCGGCATGGCCAACATGCGCTATTCGATCTCCAACACGGCCGAATACGGCGACTACGTCACCGGTCCGCGCATCATCACGCCGGACACCAAAGCGGAAATGAAGCGCGTGCTCGACGACATTCAGTCCGGCCGCTTCACCCGCGACTGGATGCTGGAATGCAAAGCCGGCCAGCCGAGCTTCAAGGCCACCCGCCGTCGCAACGCCGAACACGAAATCGAAGAAGTCGGCCAACGCCTGCGCGCCATGATGCCGTGGATCGGCGCCAACAAGCTGGTGGACAAAGAAAAGAACTAA
- a CDS encoding carboxymuconolactone decarboxylase family protein → MLSKDRIDLRTHAPVVMGTFEKVEGLIGESGLDAMLRHLVKLRVSQINGCAYCVEMHTREAREDGETDRRLDHLVVWREVNLFTDAEKAALAWAEALTVLGNGVSLDDLHDQLRQHFSDEDIATLCTVIVMINTWNRLQVASHNARF, encoded by the coding sequence ATGTTGAGCAAAGACCGTATCGATTTGCGGACCCATGCGCCGGTTGTCATGGGCACTTTTGAAAAAGTTGAAGGTTTGATTGGTGAAAGCGGGCTTGATGCGATGCTGCGCCATTTGGTGAAATTGCGGGTGTCGCAGATCAACGGCTGTGCATACTGCGTCGAAATGCACACCCGCGAAGCGCGCGAAGACGGGGAAACGGATCGTCGCCTGGACCATTTGGTGGTGTGGCGAGAGGTCAATCTGTTCACCGATGCGGAAAAGGCCGCGCTGGCATGGGCCGAAGCGTTGACGGTGCTGGGCAATGGCGTCAGCCTGGATGACCTTCACGATCAATTGAGACAACATTTCAGCGATGAAGACATTGCTACGTTGTGTACGGTTATCGTTATGATCAACACCTGGAATCGTTTACAGGTCGCGTCGCACAACGCACGTTTTTGA
- the sigJ gene encoding RNA polymerase sigma factor SigJ: MTSHKQDRKTELFEHCRSRLRGVAYRMLGSVADAEDAVQDVYLKWRTAELSDIENPQAWLVTTCTRRCIDMLRAAHKTRVEYVGTWLPEPVVGDAPFDVGEQAELASSLTMAFLLLLERLNPVERAAYLLREVFGYAYKDVAFAVGRSEATCRQIVSRAKKRLEDQNVNAPENPQRREGLLDAFMDALRSGETQRLAKLLADDVELRGDGGGKVIATMNVIRTPQSVAKFLAGVWQKAWRNFTIETVTVNANPGAILRDGEHVYAILSLTLGRDGKCARIDIVRNPDKLRHIDSP; this comes from the coding sequence ATGACGTCGCACAAACAAGATCGCAAAACCGAATTGTTCGAGCATTGCCGGTCGCGTTTGCGCGGCGTCGCGTACCGCATGTTGGGCTCGGTCGCCGATGCCGAGGATGCGGTACAGGATGTCTATTTAAAATGGCGAACAGCCGAACTTTCAGACATCGAAAACCCCCAAGCGTGGTTGGTGACGACATGTACGCGGCGCTGCATCGACATGCTGCGTGCGGCACATAAAACCCGGGTCGAATATGTCGGTACATGGCTGCCGGAGCCGGTGGTCGGCGATGCGCCGTTTGACGTCGGCGAACAGGCGGAACTGGCCTCATCCCTGACGATGGCATTTTTGCTGTTGTTGGAGCGATTAAATCCGGTGGAACGTGCGGCCTATCTACTGCGCGAAGTGTTTGGTTACGCCTACAAAGACGTGGCGTTCGCGGTGGGCCGTAGTGAAGCGACTTGCAGGCAAATCGTCTCACGCGCCAAAAAACGCCTGGAAGACCAGAACGTAAACGCGCCAGAAAACCCGCAGCGGCGTGAAGGATTGCTGGACGCATTTATGGATGCATTGCGGTCGGGTGAGACCCAACGCCTCGCGAAACTGCTGGCCGACGATGTCGAGTTGCGTGGCGATGGTGGCGGCAAGGTCATTGCCACGATGAATGTCATCCGCACCCCGCAATCGGTCGCGAAGTTCTTGGCAGGCGTGTGGCAAAAGGCGTGGCGCAATTTCACGATAGAGACAGTCACGGTGAACGCAAACCCCGGTGCTATCTTGCGTGATGGCGAGCACGTTTACGCCATCTTGTCGCTGACGCTGGGCAGAGACGGCAAATGCGCAAGGATCGACATCGTGCGCAATCCCGATAAGTTGCGTCATATCGACAGTCCATAA